Proteins encoded together in one Streptomyces sp. NBC_01216 window:
- a CDS encoding sigma-70 family RNA polymerase sigma factor — protein MGTQHGTDLVRAAQSGDPWAQDQLIAAYLPLVYNIVGRALNGHQDVDDVVQETMLRALDGLGGLRAPDSFRSWLVAITMNGIRGHWHKRRTGLPAGALDDARDVPHPGADFVELAVVRLHLSGQRRETAEATRWLEPDDSALLSLWWLECAGELTRYELAAALELSTQHTAVRVQRMKTQLDTARVVVRALAENPLCPALGSELGTWDGRPSALWRKRIARHARGCAHCRGLWSNLVPAEGLLAGLLLVPPAALLLATVRDAAGSGLAAASAATTAFPAQHHGTGYGTPGPYGATEPYGAPYEASGTYEASGSYGTPGGYDTSGGYDTSGGYGTPSPYETNGAYGTTLSHESDPLHGAPAQTPYEAAPYQSGPAHAATAPYDVSALRAPYETAEPYEAAGPSEPTEPWTTGEESVAQEPGASYGHRSAPAGAGGRGSRGARRRREQERRRGRRRAVVAAGMAVVAVTGGSFYLSGGPDGDGDTLDANRAAAPGPDLPLAQQPTTMLETPSASASASASASASASATASPSATPSRTAKATPKKTAAPRTSSPAPKPKATTTGTGTGTGTKPGSGSDSTADQVISLVNAERAKAGCAPLTANSQLTRAAQGHSDDMAARGFFDHTNPDGKSPGDRVTAAGYPWSTYGENIAKGQRTPEQVMEAWMNSPGHRANILNCAFKEIGVGIHDEGGPYWTQVFGAR, from the coding sequence ATGGGAACACAGCACGGGACGGATCTCGTAAGGGCGGCACAGAGCGGCGACCCGTGGGCTCAGGACCAGCTCATCGCCGCCTATCTGCCCCTCGTCTACAACATCGTCGGACGAGCCCTCAACGGTCACCAGGACGTCGACGACGTCGTGCAGGAGACGATGTTGCGGGCGCTCGACGGCCTGGGGGGCCTGCGCGCACCGGACAGTTTCCGGTCCTGGCTCGTCGCCATCACCATGAACGGGATACGCGGTCACTGGCACAAGCGGCGCACCGGCCTTCCCGCCGGCGCCCTCGACGACGCCCGTGACGTCCCTCACCCCGGGGCCGACTTCGTGGAACTCGCCGTCGTCCGGCTGCACCTGTCCGGGCAGCGGCGGGAGACCGCCGAGGCGACCCGCTGGCTGGAGCCGGACGACAGCGCCCTGCTGTCGCTGTGGTGGCTGGAGTGCGCGGGCGAGCTGACCCGCTACGAGCTGGCGGCAGCCCTCGAACTCTCCACGCAGCACACCGCGGTCCGTGTGCAGCGGATGAAGACACAGCTCGACACCGCCCGGGTCGTCGTGCGGGCCCTCGCGGAGAACCCGCTGTGCCCCGCCCTGGGGTCCGAGCTCGGCACCTGGGACGGCCGGCCCTCGGCCCTCTGGCGCAAGCGAATAGCCCGCCACGCCCGCGGCTGCGCGCACTGCCGGGGCCTGTGGAGCAACCTCGTCCCCGCCGAGGGGCTGCTGGCCGGACTGCTCCTCGTCCCCCCGGCGGCGCTGTTGCTCGCCACCGTCCGGGACGCCGCGGGCTCCGGACTCGCAGCGGCGTCCGCCGCGACCACCGCGTTCCCGGCACAGCACCACGGCACCGGATACGGGACGCCCGGTCCCTACGGGGCCACCGAGCCCTACGGTGCGCCGTACGAGGCATCCGGTACCTACGAGGCATCCGGCTCCTACGGGACGCCGGGCGGGTACGACACCTCCGGCGGGTACGACACCTCCGGCGGGTACGGGACGCCGAGCCCGTACGAGACGAACGGCGCCTACGGGACCACGCTGTCGCACGAGTCCGACCCCCTCCACGGAGCTCCCGCGCAGACGCCGTACGAGGCCGCGCCGTACCAGAGCGGCCCGGCCCACGCGGCGACCGCCCCCTACGACGTGAGCGCGCTCCGCGCCCCGTACGAGACGGCGGAGCCCTACGAGGCCGCGGGCCCCTCCGAGCCGACCGAGCCGTGGACCACGGGCGAGGAGAGCGTCGCCCAGGAGCCCGGAGCGTCGTACGGGCACCGGAGTGCCCCGGCGGGAGCGGGCGGTCGTGGCTCCCGAGGTGCCCGCCGGCGTCGGGAACAGGAGCGGCGACGCGGCCGGCGCAGGGCCGTCGTCGCCGCCGGCATGGCGGTCGTGGCCGTCACCGGCGGGTCGTTCTACCTGAGCGGGGGACCCGACGGGGACGGCGACACGCTGGACGCGAACCGCGCCGCCGCGCCCGGCCCCGACCTGCCCCTCGCACAGCAACCCACCACCATGCTGGAGACTCCTTCCGCCTCGGCGTCCGCGTCCGCGTCCGCGTCCGCGTCGGCGAGCGCCACCGCGAGCCCGTCCGCCACCCCCAGCCGCACGGCGAAAGCCACGCCGAAGAAGACCGCCGCGCCCCGCACCTCGTCGCCCGCGCCGAAGCCGAAGGCGACCACCACGGGGACCGGCACGGGCACCGGAACGAAGCCCGGGTCCGGCTCGGACTCGACCGCCGACCAGGTCATCAGCCTGGTCAACGCCGAGCGAGCCAAGGCCGGCTGCGCTCCCCTGACGGCGAACTCGCAGCTGACCAGGGCGGCTCAGGGGCACTCCGACGACATGGCCGCGCGTGGCTTCTTCGATCACACCAATCCCGACGGCAAGAGTCCGGGCGACCGGGTCACGGCCGCCGGCTATCCCTGGTCGACGTACGGCGAGAACATCGCCAAGGGCCAGCGGACCCCGGAGCAGGTGATGGAGGCGTGGATGAACAGCCCGGGCCACCGCGCCAACATCCTCAACTGCGCCTTCAAGGAGATCGGGGTCGGCATCCACGACGAGGGCGGCCCCTACTGGACGCAGGTCTTCGGCGCTCGCTGA
- a CDS encoding aldo/keto reductase has product MTTSENPDRLVLGCMGLGGTWDPSPYTAADVDAAEGAVEAALDSGITAFDHADIYRHGKSEAVFGEVLARSAGLRERITLQTKCGIRLADGDRPGRYDLRGATLVRKVEESLARLRTDVLDVLLLHRPDPLADPAEIGEALTSLHRQGLVRRFGVSNMNAAQIARIQAHLDLPLVVDQLEMSLHRRAWLEDGVLVNTPESAANGFPSGTVEHCLAHGISLQAWGPLAQGRYTGREESPDERATAVLVRRLAEARGTTPEAVVLWWLRRHPARIVPVIGSSNPARIRACRDAALREPDLGHEEWYRLWVTARGAALP; this is encoded by the coding sequence GTGACCACGAGTGAGAACCCCGACCGCCTCGTCCTCGGTTGCATGGGGCTGGGCGGAACCTGGGACCCGAGCCCCTACACGGCCGCCGACGTCGATGCCGCGGAGGGCGCCGTCGAGGCGGCCCTGGACAGTGGCATCACCGCGTTCGACCATGCCGACATCTACCGGCACGGGAAGTCCGAGGCCGTCTTCGGCGAGGTCCTGGCCCGGTCGGCCGGACTCCGGGAACGGATCACCCTCCAGACCAAATGCGGCATCCGGCTCGCCGACGGGGACCGGCCCGGCCGTTACGACCTGCGCGGCGCCACCCTCGTCCGCAAGGTCGAGGAGAGCCTGGCCCGTCTGCGTACCGACGTGCTGGACGTCCTGCTCCTGCACCGGCCCGACCCGCTCGCCGACCCGGCCGAGATCGGCGAGGCCCTGACCTCACTCCACCGTCAGGGCCTGGTACGCCGCTTCGGCGTGTCCAACATGAACGCCGCGCAGATCGCCCGGATCCAGGCCCACCTCGACCTGCCCCTGGTGGTCGACCAGTTGGAGATGAGCCTGCACCGGCGCGCCTGGTTGGAGGACGGCGTTCTCGTCAACACCCCGGAGTCTGCCGCCAACGGCTTTCCCTCCGGAACCGTGGAACACTGCCTGGCGCACGGGATCTCCCTCCAGGCGTGGGGGCCGCTCGCGCAGGGCCGCTACACCGGACGGGAGGAGAGCCCGGACGAGCGCGCCACCGCCGTGCTGGTGCGGAGGCTCGCGGAGGCGAGGGGTACGACGCCGGAAGCGGTGGTGCTGTGGTGGCTGCGCCGTCACCCGGCCCGCATCGTCCCCGTGATCGGCTCGTCGAACCCCGCGCGCATCCGTGCCTGCCGGGACGCGGCGCTCCGCGAACCGGACCTCGGCCACGAGGAGTGGTACCGGCTGTGGGTGACGGCGCGCGGAGCGGCGCTTCCGTAG
- a CDS encoding serine hydrolase domain-containing protein, translated as MGHHTDRIQSLVRDAVRARVCPGAVWSVGDAEGVLADGAAGVLDPACPDEPMRSDTLFDLASLTKILAVWSVAGILARSGRLELHRPLGTFWPEAAGRPLGAVTAHHLMTHTAGLPLRANLRHHYGGDPAAVRAGVLAEPLRHPPGRAVAYTDRAALVLGYLAEHLTGRTLADLAASRVWTPLGMSETRYGPLTADAAARCAPTEFDDGAGAHLKGTVHDFSTRLLGGACGIAGVFAPAGDLARFLRHALAPGPAAFDGPWVAESLRIRTGRLAPARGLLWHPDPDPVPGGGGRPDVWAHFGFTGTAMWVSPARRRWAVLLTNKLYFTRESRPVAALRDRFRSYAFS; from the coding sequence ATGGGACACCACACCGACCGGATCCAGTCGCTGGTCCGCGACGCCGTGCGGGCACGGGTGTGCCCGGGAGCCGTCTGGTCCGTCGGCGACGCCGAGGGCGTCCTGGCGGACGGCGCGGCCGGTGTGCTCGACCCCGCCTGCCCGGACGAGCCGATGCGGAGCGACACCCTCTTCGATCTGGCCAGTCTCACGAAGATCCTCGCCGTCTGGTCCGTCGCCGGGATACTCGCCCGGTCCGGCCGTCTGGAACTCCATCGTCCGCTGGGCACGTTCTGGCCCGAGGCGGCGGGCCGACCGCTCGGCGCGGTCACCGCGCACCACCTCATGACGCACACCGCGGGCCTGCCCCTGCGCGCGAATCTCCGCCACCACTACGGCGGCGACCCGGCCGCCGTCCGGGCGGGCGTACTGGCCGAGCCGCTGCGCCACCCGCCGGGGCGGGCCGTCGCCTACACGGACCGGGCCGCGCTCGTCCTCGGGTACCTCGCCGAGCACCTCACCGGCCGGACGCTCGCCGACCTCGCGGCGTCCCGGGTCTGGACCCCCCTCGGCATGTCCGAGACCCGGTACGGCCCGCTGACGGCCGACGCCGCCGCCCGCTGCGCGCCCACCGAGTTCGACGACGGAGCCGGCGCGCACCTGAAGGGGACGGTGCACGACTTCTCGACCCGGCTGCTCGGCGGCGCCTGCGGCATAGCCGGCGTCTTCGCCCCCGCCGGCGATCTCGCCCGCTTCCTCCGCCACGCGCTCGCCCCCGGACCGGCCGCTTTCGACGGCCCGTGGGTCGCGGAGTCGCTTCGGATACGGACCGGCCGGCTCGCCCCGGCCCGTGGCCTCCTCTGGCACCCCGACCCCGATCCCGTCCCTGGTGGCGGTGGCCGGCCGGACGTCTGGGCGCATTTCGGCTTCACCGGCACGGCGATGTGGGTCTCCCCCGCCCGGCGCCGGTGGGCCGTCCTCCTCACCAACAAGCTCTACTTCACCCGCGAAAGCCGGCCGGTGGCGGCACTGCGGGACCGCTTCCGCTCGTACGCCTTCTCCTGA
- a CDS encoding beta-glucanase: protein MFSDLIDRLRRRHRGQGRDTVPAPPRAPDPSPSPPPPRAPSAPSSATPVFVADFGSATQWVAGRSWAYPGGGPTNPGDNKLDYLVEDPAYSRSGVFRATRRPDGKWDAGLLTTEGSAEGFQVRAGDVLEARVRLPREMGAWPAIWTWLDGGQEIDVFEYHPDNPDLLELSNHVRGGHRYYRHPSIRPGEWVDLRTEFGARSVVWSVNGVRAHADRRGVGRDWRAHLIVNLSVCAGRYHPAPDRNVSEMSCTVSGLMVFRP from the coding sequence ATGTTCTCGGATCTGATCGACCGGCTGCGGCGACGGCACCGCGGGCAGGGGCGCGACACCGTTCCCGCCCCGCCGCGGGCACCGGACCCGTCGCCGTCCCCGCCGCCGCCCCGCGCGCCCTCGGCTCCGTCCTCCGCGACGCCGGTGTTCGTCGCGGACTTCGGCTCCGCCACCCAGTGGGTCGCGGGCCGCTCCTGGGCCTATCCCGGCGGCGGGCCCACCAACCCCGGCGACAACAAGCTGGACTACCTGGTGGAGGACCCGGCGTACAGCCGCTCGGGGGTCTTCCGGGCGACCCGGCGGCCCGACGGGAAGTGGGACGCGGGCCTCCTGACGACGGAGGGCAGCGCCGAGGGCTTCCAGGTCCGCGCGGGCGACGTGCTGGAGGCGCGGGTGAGACTCCCCAGGGAGATGGGAGCCTGGCCGGCGATCTGGACCTGGCTGGACGGCGGCCAGGAGATCGACGTCTTCGAGTACCACCCGGACAACCCCGACCTCCTGGAGCTGTCCAACCATGTACGGGGAGGACACCGCTACTACCGCCACCCCTCGATCCGGCCGGGGGAATGGGTGGACCTGCGCACCGAGTTCGGCGCCCGGTCGGTGGTGTGGAGCGTCAACGGCGTCCGCGCCCACGCCGACCGGCGCGGAGTGGGCCGCGACTGGCGCGCCCACCTCATCGTCAACCTCTCGGTCTGCGCGGGGCGGTACCACCCGGCGCCGGACCGGAACGTGTCGGAGATGTCCTGCACGGTATCCGGCCTGATGGTGTTCAGACCCTGA
- a CDS encoding metal-sensitive transcriptional regulator produces MQLDMSADELKSALNRLRRAQGQLAGVIRMVEEGRDCEDVVTQLAAVSRALDRAGFSIIATGLQQCMNGDDPEMRDSAQMRARLEKLFLSLA; encoded by the coding sequence GTGCAACTCGACATGTCGGCCGACGAGCTGAAGTCGGCGCTCAACAGGCTCAGGCGGGCGCAGGGCCAGCTCGCGGGCGTCATCCGGATGGTCGAGGAGGGCCGGGACTGCGAGGACGTGGTCACCCAGCTCGCCGCGGTCTCCCGCGCCCTCGACCGGGCCGGCTTCTCGATCATCGCGACCGGGCTCCAGCAGTGCATGAACGGCGACGATCCGGAGATGCGGGACTCCGCCCAGATGCGGGCCCGGCTGGAGAAGCTCTTCCTCTCGCTGGCCTGA
- a CDS encoding rhodanese-like domain-containing protein, whose translation MTSPTTATTLTTSQATNRFGEYVVIDVRTPGEYAAGHVPGARNIPLDRIEEAAAALRAAAERQPLLIVCASGARSSRGCGRLAALGVQAASLDGGTAAWVAAGHPVERPAGVRAAWPMDRQVRLAAGTLVLLGFLAGLAWPPAHWLSGLVAAGLVFSAVTGTCGMAALLGRLPHNRAPRGAVTFRETLEGLTA comes from the coding sequence GTGACCAGCCCGACCACCGCGACCACTCTGACGACCTCCCAGGCCACGAACCGGTTCGGCGAGTACGTCGTCATCGACGTCCGCACGCCCGGCGAGTACGCGGCGGGTCACGTGCCCGGCGCCCGCAACATCCCGCTCGACCGGATCGAGGAGGCCGCCGCCGCCCTGCGCGCCGCCGCCGAGCGCCAGCCGCTGCTGATCGTATGCGCCTCCGGTGCCCGTTCGAGTCGGGGCTGCGGCCGGCTGGCGGCCCTCGGTGTCCAGGCGGCGAGCCTCGACGGAGGCACCGCCGCGTGGGTGGCGGCCGGTCACCCGGTCGAGCGGCCGGCCGGGGTGCGGGCGGCCTGGCCCATGGACCGCCAGGTCCGTCTCGCCGCCGGGACGCTCGTCCTCCTCGGCTTCCTCGCCGGACTGGCGTGGCCGCCCGCCCACTGGCTCTCGGGCCTGGTGGCGGCCGGCCTGGTGTTCTCCGCCGTGACCGGCACCTGCGGCATGGCCGCCCTGCTGGGCCGGCTGCCGCACAACCGGGCGCCCCGGGGCGCGGTCACCTTCCGGGAGACCCTGGAGGGGCTGACCGCCTGA